The nucleotide sequence CGGCGGGCTCGGTCCGGTCCGGTCCGGTGGGCTCGGTCGGTCAGGTCCGGTGGGTTCGGCGAGTGCGGGTCCGTCGTGGCTTGTCGCGCGGTTCCCCGCGCCCCTGTCGGGGCGCCGGCCCTCTTCGGCAGCAGAAAGTGAACGTCTCGTCCGGAAGGTAGGTGCCGCATGGGCAGGGCTGCTGTTTTTGATGTCGACGGGACCCTTGTGGATACCAATCATCTGCATGTCGTCGCCTGGTGGGAGGCGTTTCGGCAGGGTGGGCATCACGTCGCCATGCACGACGTGCACCGGGCGGTGGGGCTGCCGTCCGGTGATCTGGTCACGCATCTGCTGGGTGAGGAGCGGGACCCGGCGGAGAAGGACGCGCTGAGTGCCGCGCACAAGGCGTTGTACGGGACGTACTTCGAGCGGCTGCCCGCGTTGCCGGACGCCGGGCGGCTGTTGCGGCGGCTCGACGGGCAGGGCTGGAGCGTGGTGCTGGCGACCTCGGCGAGCGGGACGGAGCTGGCCGCGTTGCGGCGGGCGATCGGGGCCGACGACGCCATCCTGGCGACGGCGACCGCCGATGACGTGGCCGAGGGGAAGCCTGCGCCCGATCCGGTCGAGCAGGCCCTGGCGGTGGCCGGGGCGGAGGCCGAACGGTCGGTGTTCGTCGGGGACACGGTCTGGGACATGCGGGCCGGCGCACGAGCGGGGGTGCGCTGTGTGGCGGTGCTCTGCGGCGGCATCCCACGGCTTGAGCTGGAGGCAGCCGGCGCGGAGGCGGTGTTCCGCGATCCGGCCCATGTGCTGGCCGCACTGGAGCAGAGTCCGCTCGGCCGGGAGGAATGACCTGGTGAAAGCCACTGTGGGCGACCTCGCGCGACGTGATGCAGATCACCGGCAATGTCCGGATACGGATGGAACACCCGCTGATACTTTCCCGTTGAACCAGCCGTGGGTGTGGATGGGACAGTGTCCCCGGGCCTCACCTTTTGCCCACAGGGACGATCGTTCGGCTGAAGCCCTGTGGAGCCTTTCGCCGAGAGGCGACCGCCATCCGCACCCACACACAGACCGCCCCGACCGCGATTCCCCCGTCCCGGTCGGGGCTTCCCTCTTTCTCCCGCACACGCTCGCCCGGTTCGGAAGCGCTCAGGCACCGCGGAAAACGCTCAGGCGCCGAGTTCCCGAGGCCCGTACAGCGCCGCCGCCGCTCCCGTCAGCAGGGCCCAGTAACGGTCGCCGTACGACCAGTGCCACCACTCGGTTGGGTAGTTGACCAGGCCGGCCGCGGTGAGGGCGGATCCGAGCGTCTCCCGGTGGGTGCGGGCCTCGGCGGGGATGCCGTCCGCCCCCGTGTAGCAGGCTCCGGCGCTCTCCTCGGGGTCGGCGTTGAGCCGCGTGCCGAAGTCCAGCTCACGGCCGTCGGAGTCGACGAGGGTCAGATCCACGGCCGCGCCCGCGGAGTGCGGGGCTATCTCGGGCGGCGAGACATAGCGGCTGGCCGCCGCGCGGATGCGGTCGGCGGGCCAGTCGGGATGCAGGGCGCGCTGCTCGGCGGCGTACTCCTCGAAGTACTCGCGCTGCAGGGACGGCGGCCGGTAGCCCTCGACGAAGAGCAGGCGCAGCCCGTCCGGCAGCAGTGACTGGGCCTCGACCAGCCGGTCGAGCACGCCCGCGCGCAGGTGGGCGTAGGCGCCCGTGGCGTCGGCCTTGCGCTCGTCGACCAGCAGGGGGCCGGCGCGGCGTACGTCGACGAGCGGCTCGTCACAGTCGTGGACGGGTACGGCCGCCACCTTCGGGTCGGACATCAGGATGATCTCGGTCATGGGGTGATGGTCTCGTGGGGCCGCCCGGTTCCCGCGACAACCGGCCAGGGCGGTGGCCGGGCCGGGCCCCGGCGAGTGTGTCCGGATGCGATCGCGTACATCCGGGGGGACCGGGTACTCGTGGGCGGCCGTGAAGGTGCGAAGCGCGCGAGAGGAGTCAGCGGTGAACGGAGAATCCGGCGGCAGGATCGTGGTCACTGGCGCCACCGGCAACGTGGGAACGAGTCTGGTGCGTCTGCTCTCGGAGGACACGCGGGTCGGCGAGATACGGGGACTGGCCCGGCGGGTCCCCGAGTGGGCGCCCGCGAAGACGGACTGGTCGGCCGTGGACCTGGCATCCGAGCAGGCCGATCTGGTCAAGGAGTTCGAGGGCGCCGACGCGGTCGTCCATCTCGCCTGGGCGTTCCAGCCGACGCACGACCCGGCCTCGACCTGGCGGACCAATGTGCTGGGCAGCATCCGGGTGTTCGAGGCGGTGGCGGCGGCCAAGGTCCCGACGCTGGTGCACGCCTCGTCGGTCGGCGCCTACTCACCGGGGCCGAAGGACCACGCGGTCGACGAGTCGTGGCCCACGCACGGGTGGCCGGACGCCGCGTACTGCCGGGAGAAGGCCTATCTGGAGCGTGCCCTGGACTCCTTCGAGCACGAGCATCCCGGGGTGCGGGTGGTGCGGATGCGGCCCGCGTTCCTGTTCAAGCGGGAGTCGGCGAGCGAGCAGCGCCGCATCTTCGGCGGGCGTTTCCTGCCGGGGCCGCTGGCGCGGCCGGAGCTGCTGCCGTTCCTGCCCGACATCCCCGGGCTGAGGGTGCAGACACTGCACACCGACGACGCCGCTCAGGCGTACCGGCTGGCGCTGCACACCGGCGTCCACGGTGCCTTCAACCTCGCGGCGGAGTCGCCCGTGGACGCCGCGCTGCTCAGCGAGGTGCTGGGTTCCCGTCCGATGAGGCTGCCCCGGGTCGCGGCCCGCTCGGCGGTCGCCGCCGCGTGGAACCTACGGCTGCTGCCCGCCTCACCGCACCTTTTCGACGCCGTCCTGCGGCTGCCGCTGATGGACTCCTCGAAGGCCCGCGACGAGCTGGGCTGGCAACCGCAGCGTACGGCGGTGGAGGTGCTGGAGGAGTTCCTGGAGGGGCTGCGGCACGGGGCCGGTGAGCGGACCGAGCCGCTCCGGGGGCGAAAGGTGGGCTGAGGCCGAGTACGCCGGTCTCGTCGTACGACCAGACCGGCGTGGGCCGGCGTACTCGCACGTGACGGCGCCTCCCCGGATCCCACCGGGGAGGCGCCGAGTCTGTGGGTAGCCAGGGACGCTTCGGAACGAAGGACGGGCGGTCAGCCGGACGGCTCGTCGGGTACCGGCTGCTCGGGGTCGACGCCACCCGACCGCGTCGCGCCCTGCCGGCCGGTACCGGCCTCGTCCGTGTCGGGCACGTCGGTGGCCTCGCCGGCCGCCCCCTCGTCCTGCTCGTCCTCGGTGGCACGCGTCGGGGCCACCTCCCACGGGTCCTCGCCCTCGTTCGCCTGCTGATCGGGCAGGTCCCTCGGGACGGGATCCCCGTGCTCGCCGGGACCCTCCGGCCGGTGATCGGTCACGGCGTGCTCCTTCCTGTCGTGCACCGGACGCGGGTACCTCGGCCTGATCGACTCAAACCAGGTGCGTCAGGCAAGGTCGCGCAGCTCATCCAGCGCCGCCGTCAGCTGCGGCGCCACCGCCTCCCGCCGCCACGCGACCTGCTCGTCGTCCAGGGCGCGCGGCACCGCCTCCACCAGCATGATCAAGTAGAGGTAGCTGCGGTAGAGGGCATACCGTCGGCGCACCGACGGCGTGAACTCGACGGCTCCGCCCGCCTCCTGATAACCCGCCAGGAAGTCGGCGTCCTGCCGGATGTCTCCGAGCAGCGACAGCGAGACGAAGTCCGCGACCGGGTCGCCCCAGAACATGCGCTCGCCGTCGATCAGGCCGCCGACGCGCGGTGACTTTCCGCGCTCGACGAGGATGTTGCCCTGCCACAGGTCGAAGTGGACCAGACGCGGCACGGTCACCTCGTCGAGGGCGTCGTACGCGGCCTCCGCCGTGCGGGCCACCTCGTCCACGGGAAGGGGCAGCCAGGCCCGGAAGTGGCGGGCGTCGGCGAGTATGGCGTCGTAGAGGGCGGCGAAGGCGGTGCGCCAGTCGGTGGTGAGGGGGCCGAACGCGCCGGACGGGTAGCCGAAGCCGAGGCCGGTCACCTCGTGGAGGCGGGCCACCAGACCGCCCAACTCCCGCCGCAGCAGAGCCTTTTGACCATGCTCAAGACCGTCCCATCCACCACCCGGGCAGTGGGTGAGCAGGAGGTGGCGGCCGGTCGGGGCGGTCTCGTCGAGGGCGGCTCCGGCCACCCGGGGCGCGGGGACGCCGACGGTCTCGGCGGCCCGGCAGAACTCGGCCTCCGCGCCGAGGAGTTCGCTCTCGTAGGCCAGGCGGGGGGTGGTTGACGGCGGGGGGATCTTGAGGATCAGCCGGGTTCCGTCGGTGAGGCGCAGCTCCTCGACGGTGTTGTACGTGCCGCCGCTCAGCGGCAGCCGCTCGGCGAGGCTTTCCGGCGGCAGCCCCGCCGCCGCCAGGACGAGCCGTGCCCGCTCCCCGTCGTCCACTCCGGTCCCCCTCGTCGCGTCGTCCGCAGCCGTGCGGGCCCCACTCTGCCAGGTGGGCCCGCACGGCTGAACCCCTGTTCACGAACGGCCCGACCGTCGACGGCGCCAACCACCACCCCTCCGCCTCTCCGCCCGCTGGACCGCCACCGGCCGCACCGAACCGGTGGCCCGGGCATACACGTCGGGCGTGCGCACGCCCGGCGTGTGGCCACCGACGAGCACCTGGGCGGAGCAGGAGCGGAGTAGCCCTCGCACGAAAATCCATTGGCCTCCCCCAATGGCCCGAGTAACTT is from Streptomyces sp. NBC_01314 and encodes:
- a CDS encoding M15 family metallopeptidase — its product is MTEIILMSDPKVAAVPVHDCDEPLVDVRRAGPLLVDERKADATGAYAHLRAGVLDRLVEAQSLLPDGLRLLFVEGYRPPSLQREYFEEYAAEQRALHPDWPADRIRAAASRYVSPPEIAPHSAGAAVDLTLVDSDGRELDFGTRLNADPEESAGACYTGADGIPAEARTHRETLGSALTAAGLVNYPTEWWHWSYGDRYWALLTGAAAALYGPRELGA
- a CDS encoding SDR family oxidoreductase; protein product: MNGESGGRIVVTGATGNVGTSLVRLLSEDTRVGEIRGLARRVPEWAPAKTDWSAVDLASEQADLVKEFEGADAVVHLAWAFQPTHDPASTWRTNVLGSIRVFEAVAAAKVPTLVHASSVGAYSPGPKDHAVDESWPTHGWPDAAYCREKAYLERALDSFEHEHPGVRVVRMRPAFLFKRESASEQRRIFGGRFLPGPLARPELLPFLPDIPGLRVQTLHTDDAAQAYRLALHTGVHGAFNLAAESPVDAALLSEVLGSRPMRLPRVAARSAVAAAWNLRLLPASPHLFDAVLRLPLMDSSKARDELGWQPQRTAVEVLEEFLEGLRHGAGERTEPLRGRKVG
- a CDS encoding HAD family hydrolase, which produces MGRAAVFDVDGTLVDTNHLHVVAWWEAFRQGGHHVAMHDVHRAVGLPSGDLVTHLLGEERDPAEKDALSAAHKALYGTYFERLPALPDAGRLLRRLDGQGWSVVLATSASGTELAALRRAIGADDAILATATADDVAEGKPAPDPVEQALAVAGAEAERSVFVGDTVWDMRAGARAGVRCVAVLCGGIPRLELEAAGAEAVFRDPAHVLAALEQSPLGREE
- a CDS encoding phosphotransferase family protein; the encoded protein is MDDGERARLVLAAAGLPPESLAERLPLSGGTYNTVEELRLTDGTRLILKIPPPSTTPRLAYESELLGAEAEFCRAAETVGVPAPRVAGAALDETAPTGRHLLLTHCPGGGWDGLEHGQKALLRRELGGLVARLHEVTGLGFGYPSGAFGPLTTDWRTAFAALYDAILADARHFRAWLPLPVDEVARTAEAAYDALDEVTVPRLVHFDLWQGNILVERGKSPRVGGLIDGERMFWGDPVADFVSLSLLGDIRQDADFLAGYQEAGGAVEFTPSVRRRYALYRSYLYLIMLVEAVPRALDDEQVAWRREAVAPQLTAALDELRDLA